One stretch of Caldilineales bacterium DNA includes these proteins:
- a CDS encoding DUF2442 domain-containing protein has protein sequence MPTISNSPRIVDIKVTEDVITAQLADGRTISVPLAWSWRLSEASPEQRNHFEFIGNGLGVHWPDVDEDISAAGMLHGIPARPPRIARRSQLVARPALAPSLASA, from the coding sequence ATGCCAACCATAAGTAACTCCCCGCGCATCGTTGACATAAAAGTTACAGAAGACGTTATCACGGCTCAACTGGCCGATGGACGCACCATTAGTGTACCCCTGGCCTGGTCATGGCGTCTTTCGGAAGCATCGCCAGAGCAGCGCAACCACTTCGAGTTCATCGGCAATGGGCTGGGGGTGCATTGGCCCGATGTCGATGAAGATATTAGCGCCGCGGGGATGCTTCATGGCATCCCCGCCCGCCCGCCCAGGATTGCCCGTCGATCGCAGCTTGTCGCCCGGCCTGCGCTCGCTCCGTCGCTCGCCTCGGCCTAG
- a CDS encoding asparaginase, which translates to MIHLIYTGGTLGMVRRPDGALEPAGIGGVLEHVPELRRVAACDHFTLEPPRDSVDLGPADWLALAQHIDRNDDGYDGFVILHGTDTMVYTAAALSFLLEGLRKPVILTGAQAPVGDVRTDARNNLITAVELAASGHPQTAEVGIFFGHHLLRGNRAVKTSISAFDAFTSPDCPPLAQVGTAITFPPVPPLPPRPASLRAHRRLETGVALVKLFPGLSPDLLGHLIDAPIHGLVLETFGSGNVPATPGLAEVLAEAIAGRDLLVVAITQQMQGSVRLETYAAGRRLLDAGVASGYDMRPHTALVKLMFLLGQDLDQAERRRLLTANLRGELTETGSDL; encoded by the coding sequence TTGATCCACCTCATCTACACCGGCGGCACCCTGGGCATGGTGCGCCGCCCGGATGGCGCCCTCGAACCGGCCGGCATCGGCGGCGTGCTGGAGCATGTGCCGGAACTGCGCCGCGTCGCCGCCTGCGACCACTTCACGCTCGAACCCCCGCGCGATTCGGTCGACCTCGGCCCGGCCGATTGGCTCGCCCTGGCGCAGCACATCGACCGCAACGACGACGGCTATGATGGCTTCGTCATCCTCCACGGCACCGATACCATGGTCTACACCGCCGCCGCCCTCTCCTTCTTGTTGGAGGGGCTGCGGAAACCGGTCATCCTCACCGGGGCGCAGGCGCCGGTGGGCGATGTGCGCACTGACGCCCGCAACAACCTCATCACCGCCGTCGAGTTGGCCGCGTCCGGGCATCCGCAGACGGCCGAGGTGGGCATCTTTTTCGGCCATCACTTGCTGCGCGGGAACCGGGCCGTCAAGACCTCCATCTCCGCCTTCGACGCCTTCACTTCGCCCGACTGCCCGCCGCTGGCCCAGGTGGGGACGGCCATCACCTTCCCGCCCGTGCCGCCGCTGCCGCCCCGCCCGGCCAGCCTCCGCGCTCATCGACGGCTGGAGACGGGAGTCGCCCTGGTCAAACTCTTCCCCGGCCTCAGCCCTGACCTGCTCGGCCATCTGATCGATGCTCCCATCCACGGCCTCGTATTGGAGACTTTTGGCAGCGGAAATGTCCCTGCTACGCCGGGACTGGCGGAAGTGTTGGCAGAAGCTATCGCCGGTCGCGACCTCTTGGTCGTTGCTATCACCCAACAGATGCAGGGCAGTGTGCGCCTGGAAACCTACGCCGCCGGCCGCCGCCTGCTCGATGCCGGCGTCGCCTCGGGCTACGACATGCGCCCGCATACTGCCCTGGTCAAGCTGATGTTCCTGTTGGGGCAAGACCTGGATCAGGCAGAGCGACGCCGGTTGCTGACGGCTAATCTGCGAGGGGAGTTGACGGAAACTGGAAGTGACCTGTAA
- a CDS encoding Uma2 family endonuclease, with product MITDDDLYEFCRANRDLRLERTPNGEIVAMPPADGVSGSRSAAIGCALREWAGRNRSGVSFSSTTGFILPNGAMRAPDASWVLRSRLAELTAHQKQKFLPLAPDFVVELRSPSDRLTDLQAKMDEYVANGVRLGWLIDPISGEVHVYQPGQAPAVLAGPAAISGDPVLSGFVLDLTLIWDPGF from the coding sequence GTGATCACAGACGATGATCTCTACGAGTTTTGTCGGGCCAATCGCGACCTTCGTCTGGAACGGACGCCTAATGGAGAGATTGTTGCCATGCCACCGGCAGATGGAGTATCGGGCAGCCGAAGCGCCGCCATCGGCTGTGCTTTGCGCGAGTGGGCGGGGCGTAATCGCAGCGGCGTCAGTTTCAGCAGCACGACTGGCTTCATCCTGCCCAACGGCGCCATGCGCGCCCCCGACGCCTCCTGGGTCTTGCGTAGCCGGCTGGCCGAGTTGACCGCTCACCAGAAACAGAAATTTCTGCCGCTTGCTCCTGATTTCGTGGTCGAGTTGCGCTCGCCCTCCGACCGCTTGACCGATCTGCAGGCGAAGATGGACGAGTATGTCGCCAATGGCGTTCGCCTGGGCTGGTTGATCGACCCTATCTCAGGCGAGGTGCATGTCTATCAGCCTGGCCAGGCCCCGGCCGTGCTGGCCGGCCCCGCCGCCATCTCCGGCGACCCCGTTCTCTCCGGCTTCGTGCTCGACCTGACTTTGATCTGGGATCCTGGGTTCTGA
- the ppdK gene encoding pyruvate, phosphate dikinase produces MSKKWVYLFNDVDQAETYAGGDWEKVRALLGGKGAGLADMNRGKLPVPPGFTVTTEACNAYLAAGEQFPAGMWDQELAAMKETERQTGKGFGDPANPLLVSCRSGAKFSMPGMMDTVLNIGLNDDTAQGMVALTGNERFVYDSYRRLVQMFGSVVMGVSKEDFEKVLEAYRHKRGVSNDAELPIDDLKTITAEFKTIVRAATGRDFPSDPYDQLKLATEAVFKSWNGKRAFDYRNAAKIAHDLGTAVNIVTMVFGNMGQDSGTGVLTTRNVSDGSHEIEGDFLINAQGEDVVSGTRQTLRIAEMKNLMPELYAELGAICRQLENYYRETQDIEFTIERGKLWMLQTRNAKRTAQAAIRIAVDMVEEGLINKEEAVWRVQPEHVDFYLHPQFDAGSKKKGNKIAVGLNVSPGAAVGQITFDADTAERWAKEDKKAVIMVRQETTPNDVHGMLAAKGILTSRGGRTSHAALVARQFGIPAVVGAAALDVDLEKRQFTVDGAVYQEGDWFSLDGSTGEIFAGQIKTVEPEINDPFLLKLLGWADEIRRLGVWANADYPVDARRARSFGAEGIGLCRTEHMFFETERLPIVQRMILAKSPAERDEALAKLLPFQRADFDGLFRAMDGLPVTIRLIDPPMHEFLPSQEQLLVDVTELRLTKPGSAELAEKEKLLATVQGMHEANPMLGLRGVRLGIHIPELTRMQVRAIFEAACDCAGDGIDVHPKVMIPLTSHINELKVQQTALEEEGRQVMAEKGMTIDYQFGTMIEIPRAALTAGAIAGMAQFFSFGTNDLTQMTYGISRDDAEKGFLIEYIEKKILPENPFASIDEDGVGQLMALAVKTGRATRPDLEVGICGEHGGDPKSVDFCHRTDLNYVSCSPFRVPIARLAAAQAVLRQKLALAVEK; encoded by the coding sequence ATGAGCAAGAAATGGGTCTATCTATTCAATGACGTTGACCAGGCCGAGACCTATGCCGGCGGCGACTGGGAGAAAGTGCGCGCCCTCTTGGGCGGCAAAGGCGCCGGCCTGGCTGACATGAACCGCGGCAAGCTGCCCGTCCCGCCCGGCTTCACCGTCACCACCGAAGCCTGCAATGCCTATCTCGCGGCCGGCGAACAGTTCCCGGCCGGGATGTGGGACCAGGAACTGGCGGCGATGAAGGAAACCGAACGGCAAACGGGCAAGGGCTTCGGCGACCCCGCCAACCCCCTCCTCGTCTCCTGCCGCTCCGGCGCCAAGTTCTCGATGCCGGGCATGATGGACACTGTCCTCAACATCGGTCTGAACGACGACACCGCCCAGGGCATGGTGGCCCTCACTGGCAACGAACGCTTCGTCTACGACTCCTACCGCCGCCTGGTGCAGATGTTCGGCTCGGTGGTGATGGGCGTGTCGAAGGAGGATTTCGAGAAGGTGCTGGAGGCCTATCGCCACAAGCGCGGGGTCAGCAACGACGCCGAACTCCCCATAGACGACCTCAAGACGATCACAGCCGAGTTCAAGACCATCGTCCGGGCCGCCACCGGCCGGGATTTCCCCAGCGACCCCTACGATCAACTCAAGCTGGCCACCGAGGCCGTGTTCAAATCGTGGAACGGCAAACGCGCCTTTGACTATCGCAACGCCGCCAAGATTGCCCATGACCTGGGCACAGCCGTCAACATCGTCACCATGGTCTTCGGCAACATGGGCCAGGACTCCGGCACCGGTGTGCTCACCACCCGCAATGTCTCCGACGGTTCGCATGAGATCGAGGGCGACTTCCTGATCAACGCCCAGGGCGAGGATGTGGTTTCGGGCACGCGCCAAACGTTGCGCATCGCCGAAATGAAGAACTTGATGCCCGAACTCTACGCCGAGCTGGGCGCCATCTGCCGCCAACTTGAGAACTACTACCGCGAGACGCAGGACATCGAGTTCACAATCGAGCGCGGCAAGCTGTGGATGCTGCAAACCCGCAACGCCAAACGCACGGCCCAGGCCGCCATCCGCATCGCTGTGGACATGGTGGAGGAAGGTCTGATCAACAAGGAAGAAGCGGTGTGGCGCGTCCAACCGGAGCATGTCGATTTCTATCTGCACCCGCAGTTCGACGCCGGCAGCAAGAAGAAGGGCAACAAGATCGCGGTCGGTCTCAATGTCTCGCCGGGCGCAGCCGTCGGCCAGATCACCTTCGACGCCGACACGGCCGAACGCTGGGCCAAAGAAGACAAGAAGGCCGTGATCATGGTGCGCCAGGAGACGACGCCCAACGATGTGCACGGCATGTTGGCCGCCAAAGGCATCCTCACCAGCCGCGGCGGTCGCACCAGCCATGCCGCCCTCGTCGCCCGCCAGTTCGGCATCCCGGCCGTGGTGGGCGCGGCGGCGCTGGATGTCGATCTGGAGAAGCGCCAGTTCACCGTCGATGGCGCCGTTTATCAGGAAGGCGACTGGTTCTCGCTCGATGGCAGCACTGGCGAGATCTTCGCCGGCCAGATCAAGACCGTTGAACCTGAAATCAACGATCCTTTTCTGCTCAAGCTCCTGGGTTGGGCCGACGAGATCCGCCGCCTGGGTGTGTGGGCCAACGCCGATTATCCCGTCGACGCCCGCCGCGCCCGCAGCTTCGGGGCCGAGGGCATCGGGCTGTGCCGCACCGAGCACATGTTCTTCGAAACCGAGCGCCTGCCCATCGTCCAGCGCATGATCCTGGCCAAATCCCCGGCCGAGCGCGACGAAGCCCTGGCCAAACTCCTGCCCTTCCAGCGGGCCGATTTCGACGGCCTCTTCCGGGCCATGGACGGGCTGCCCGTCACCATCCGCCTGATCGACCCGCCCATGCACGAGTTCCTGCCCTCGCAAGAGCAGTTGCTGGTGGATGTGACCGAGTTGCGCCTGACCAAACCCGGCTCGGCGGAACTGGCCGAGAAAGAGAAATTGCTGGCGACGGTGCAGGGAATGCACGAGGCTAACCCGATGCTGGGGTTGCGCGGCGTCCGCCTGGGCATCCACATCCCCGAACTGACCCGGATGCAGGTGCGCGCCATCTTCGAGGCGGCCTGCGACTGCGCCGGCGACGGCATCGATGTCCACCCCAAGGTCATGATCCCGCTCACCTCGCACATCAACGAGCTAAAGGTGCAGCAAACGGCACTGGAAGAAGAAGGCCGCCAGGTGATGGCCGAGAAGGGCATGACTATCGACTATCAGTTCGGGACGATGATCGAGATCCCGCGCGCCGCCCTCACCGCCGGCGCCATCGCCGGCATGGCCCAGTTCTTCTCCTTCGGCACCAACGACCTCACCCAGATGACCTACGGCATCTCGCGCGATGACGCCGAGAAGGGCTTCTTGATCGAGTACATCGAAAAGAAGATCCTGCCGGAGAATCCCTTCGCCTCGATCGACGAGGACGGCGTGGGCCAATTGATGGCACTGGCCGTCAAGACCGGCCGCGCCACCCGACCCGACCTGGAGGTTGGCATCTGCGGCGAGCACGGCGGCGACCCCAAGTCGGTCGATTTCTGCCACCGCACGGATCTGAACTACGTCAGCTGTTCGCCCTTCCGCGTGCCCATCGCCCGCCTGGCCGCGGCTCAGGCCGTGTTGCGGCAGAAGTTGGCGTTGGCGGTTGAGAAGTGA